Sequence from the Lepidochelys kempii isolate rLepKem1 chromosome 7, rLepKem1.hap2, whole genome shotgun sequence genome:
CAGAAAGCATAACAGATTACTGTGGTGGAGGGatctgggggagggagaaaagtgagAAATTGTTACTTCAGTATCTGAAGTCCCTGTAGAATGTGTTAGTGAAAGGACCggttattttaaatattactgAGCCACAAGCATATGACTACCCCGTTCTTTGTTTTTAGATGGGAGGGATCTCCGCACAGTGAAGGAGACCACCATGTCGAAGAGGTGCTGGATATACTGACTTGCCTCACAGTCTGTGGGAAAACTGAACTGAAAGTTTCTGGCAACGTTACACATCCTCAGCTACCGCACTTTGATTTTGAACAGACACAATCCTCTGGTACTGTATATACACGTACAAATATTACTGTGGGCTTAGCATGGGAAAAGCAATCATTATGCACAGCATGTGCATGATAGAGAAGAAAATGTACATGATCGCATGTGTGCACCTGCAGTGCTAAGGTGGAGAATTTAAACATGCAAATCAGGAAATTCCAAAGTTAACTAAGGTTACATCGACATTGTGACCTGGGGTATGAATGGCAGCTCATGTCTGGTTTAACGGCAGCTAGTTTGCTAAAAATAGAACTGAGAACTGTGGGATTCAGTGTGGGTTGCACAGGCCCGCCTGTCGCTGCTGGGGTATGTACATGCTTGTGCAGCCAATGCTGAGACCCGGGCACTGCATCCTCACttttatttttagcaagctaaCTAGAGTACAGCTAgtgtgggtacatctacacaagcTGCCGTTCACACTGCTAGCTGCAATGGAGAGGTGTCATAACCCACCTGGCATGGATAACATGGTCAGtacagctggctggaaaatggacaAAATATCATATAAATGTTCAAACTCATTTATAGTATTTCTTTTCAAAAAAACATGAACTGtgcttatattaaaaaaaaattctcattttacaatgagaaatgtaaaaaaaacccagattATTCTATCACCATCGTCACATAGTgggactgtttaaaaaaaatcacttttgaaaactttcttATTTCTAAGGCAGTGGGGACTTATGCagatgtgtaagtgtttgcaagatggGGGGGGGGCCTAAAGGATACATGGAAAATTTGATGAAAACTTAGCAAACCaacaatttttcataaaaaaatgcTGACATTGTAAGAACATTCAAAACATTTCTATTGTCTCTAAATGCAGTTTTTTACCTGTTCTGATTAGTAATTTGGTACTGTCTGTGGACCACCCACAATTGTACCACCCACAAAGTCCCTGATCtgaacagcttacagtctaaatagacaagataggcCCAGCGTGGAGGAAGGGGTAGAACCTACAGAGGGATCAGTGGGATGGTTTCCCAGCACCATGCTAGCAtcactatttttgtttttgtttaaattttgtgGAGTGGGATTTGGTTGGAAGGCGACTAGCTAAGCCGAGAGACCAGGAGAGGGTGGGAGTGGGACAGGGCAAGGGAAAGAGGCTATGGAGGGCAGGTGGAGTGAGGCTGAGGTGCAGAGACTGGGCATTAGAAGGCAAGAGGGGCCAGGAGCAAACAGCAAGTCAGCACGGGACAGAGAATATCTGGAGTCAGACCTGTAGAAAACACGCTCATGGCATCTGCCGTGCCTGCCAGTCCTTCCTGTGGTACCCACTGCGTGCTCTTGTGTCTGCCCCTGCCAGCTTCAGCTTCTCTGGCCCCTGGGGCTGGCTCCTCCCTGGAAACTTTTCTTCTCCAAGCCCACATGGCTCAGGGGAGTTGGGGCACTGCATAAAGTTATGATGAGGGTCAcccctgcacagttctgggtcCTGAGGAGGATCAGGAGAGGGGTGTTCCCACTATTCGCCTGTTCCCCTATGCGCCGATACCTGCTGAGATTGGATCTGTGTCTGACTTGTGCTCTTAGATATGCCTTAATGGTGCAGATAGGGCATCTGTATTGGGCCTGAGATAAGCGTGGTTAAAATGATCTGGATTGATTTCTGTTTCTCAGGAATGACAGTGAAAAACCTCCAAGCTTTTCAGGTGTTGCAGTCCATCTTCCAGAAAACCAGTGACCTGCACCTCTGTAGGAGAATCTTACTGGCTATAAAAACCATGTGGGCCTGGGACACAATGAACTTCTTCCTCTTGGAATGGACGCTACAGCCCATCTCCCAGTTCACTGACATTATCCCCCTCAAACCGCACCTGGTTCAGATACAGTTCTTCCAGCTGGTGGAATCAGTGGTGCTAGAACTGTCCTACATCCCCCATGAAATCCTGAAGAAGGTTGAGTGTTTGATAAAGGAGAACTTGGTGCCGTTCTGCACCATAGCTGCTCTGCGGTGTCTTCACAGCATCACCAAGAGGGACTTGCTCTTCACTGACATATTTAGAGACTCGGGGCTCTTGGGCCAGCTGCTGACTCAGCTGAGGAAGCAAGCCAAGATCTTGAGGAAGACAGGTACAGCTTGTTTCATTGGCAATGAATGGTTGGGCAGGCAGagttgtaggaaagagatctACACTGAGCATGTAGAGAGGCCAGTGTTACATGCCAAGGTGCTAGAGTTTGTATGGAAGCTGCCTGGCCCTGGCTTAAATTCCTGAGCTGCTGATGCCACACCAAACTAGTTTTCTCCTGAAATCCGACTCTCTCCAGTTCCACGCATCATATGACCCAGCTTATGGGCTATGCATCAACCACAGGACTTAACCTCTCAGCAGTTTCGTCTCCAGTGGCAGCCATTAAAAAGGGGGCCCAAGTTACCAAAATTAGCGTTTCAGTTTGTGTTCCTTGGGAGCCCAATGGGTTCCTGGGGAGCCCAACTTGAGAGCCTGGGCTTGACTTTCACAGGTGCTGACTATTCTTGTTTCCAGTTAAAGTCACTGGGTGCTGTAGCattcagcccctctgaaaatcaggcttagGTTGTCTCATCGAGGGCGCTGCAAGgtccccggagcacccacagccACTCCCAGAGTCTCTTCCCAGGCCCAGTTTTATCTTCCAAACAGAGAGGAAAACAAGGAGAGCATGTCCTTGGCTCCCTGGGGGTTTTCCCCTACCCTTCGCTCAGTCCTTCCTGCTTCGGGCTCACTGCAGTACGCTATTGACTGAGCACTGCCTCCCAGGGCTCTCCCCCAGAGGCCCTGTTCCTCACTGCCCCTCCTTCCAAGGGACTGTGGCAGCCTCTCCAAGGAAACTTactgctgttcctgctcccccTTCCTTATCGACAGCCTGGCTTTTTATAGCCTCAGGTGCTTTTATAGTCCCTCTTAATTGGCCAAACTGGGCGCATCTGTTCTAGACAGGGGAGCCAGACCGTCTTCATTTAAAGGGCCAGTCACCCCGTGCCTGGCACTGCAAAAGTAAGGTATCCTTAATGAGAGGCCACAGCTCTAATTGTTACTGTCGCAGGCAGAAAACAAGGAATGCACACAAAGCACATACAAATCAGAGCAGGGCACCAGATGTAACACTGGGGTTGAGATCTGGACTTCCAACGCCCCAAAGATGGGGTCATTTGGATGTGGGATTTGAGCTGGTCTTCTCTAATTATCAGGGCTAAAGATTCTGTCAAGTGATGGATTCAGATTTTGAACCCGCTTGGGACGGGGAGTTTGCAGGCCCACTTTCAATACTATGTCATAATACATGAAACAGATTACTTAGATATAGATTTCCAAGGAAAGAGATCATGGCTCCTGAAAACTCACATCCTGGTTAGGAGTTATGGTTATGAGTGAGCTTGTGAGTCTCTCTCCTATCTTTGCCTGAATGCCATTCAGTTATGTCAATTTTCTTGGCTGATTTCTAGTCTATAAACAAAGATAATAAAGGGCAAATGAGAACATGGCAGCGTGGTCATTGCATTAGTATGTTGGTTTTTAGACATGtaagatggtcccttctgacctaaatatctatgaatctatgtcctTTGCCATAGTGTATGAACtcctaaaaaaaaccaacacatctGACAATGTAGGGATTTGATCCTGGAAACACTTAGTTGTACTCGTGGGAAACAGGCTCTAGGTACAAAAGAAACACTGACAGGAAGGTTGGAAGCTGGTTTCACTACAGGGGCAGAGGTGGTTTGGGTGCTTTCATGGTGCGTTTTCAGACTTTAAAGTGTTTGGCCTCCTTTTAAGTATCAccttaattttgaatttcctggGTTGGTAACAATCTGGTTTTTGGTCACTACTATattctttaatgtattttcatCCTTATGTCACTGACATGTGCTCAGTCAATGAGCCTTAATGAAGAGTCTTGTCTGGGAATGGAAGGAGGTTCTGATTATTCTGCCAGCTGAAAAGACAATATGGACATATCTATCATAGGTCCCTTTACCAtactgtctgagcacctcacagtctttactgtattttcctcacagcacccctgtgtgGTAGAGCAGAGCTATTATTtacattatacagatggggaactgaggtgcagagagactaagtgacttggccaaggtcacacaggaagtctgtagcaaagcaaaggtattgaacccaggtctccagagttcCAGATTAGCCCCTAActattggaccatccttcctctctttcaGTATTTTATCAGGTGCTGTAGGTTTCATGTAGACTGTGCCAGCATTCAAGGGAGTTGTATTTGCTGAGCACTTGTGCTGCGAGGAATTCTAGTTACCAGTAACCAGGTGTCTtgtgggatattttgggggaactcTCTTTGTTTTGAATATGCAGCCGGGACCCAAGCACCCTGTCTGGAGCAAGGCACTGAGCAAGAGCTAACCTGTGTGATGCTGAAGATGGTTGCTGCCCTTGTCCTGGGATCTGTGAGGAATGCTGGTAAGAGAAGGTGATGATTCAACTGTCACAGCATCGCCTTTGTGATACTTGGTATTAGATGGCCTGGGTACAGCAGAGTAAGCATCCGACTCCCTTCTTCTGTTTGTATGTTTTATTCAGAAATCATGTTGGACAGCCAGGAATGTAGCAATGGCCATATTGCATCAGGCCATTGATCCATCTACTCTGGCTCCCGtcctccagctgtggccaataCCTAAtgcgtaagaacataagaacggccatactggatcagaccaatggtccatctagcccagtatcctgccttctgacagtggccaatgtaaaatgcttcagagggaattaagaGAACACTgcagttattgagtgatccatcttctgttgtccagtcccagcatctggcaatcagagacttagggacactcagagcatggggtagcatccctgaccatcttggctaatagccattgatggacctatcctccatgaacttatcaaattcttttttcaaccttattatacttttggccttcacaacatcccctgacaacaagtcccagaggttgactgtgcgttgtgtgaagaaggacttccttttgtttgttttaaacctgctgcctattaatttcattgggtgactcctggtccttgtgttacatgaaggaataaataacacttccttattcaatttctctacaccagtcatgattttatagacctctatcatacctccctcttagttgtctctttttcaagctgaaaagtcccagtcttatttctctttcctcatatggaagctgttccaaactgctaatcatttttgtttccctttccctatactttttccaattccaatgtatcttttttgagatagagAGACTAGAACTGTGCTCggtgttcaaggtgtgggtacaccatggatttatatagtggcattatgatatttactgtcttattatcttttcctttcctaatggttcttaaaattctgttagtttttttgactgccactgcatgctgaacagatgttttcagagaactatccacaatgactccaagatctctttcttgagtggtaaaagctaatttagacctcatcgttttgtatgtataattgggattatgttttctaatgtgtaCTACTTggaatttatcaacattgaatttcatctgctattttgttgcctagtcatccagttttgtgagattacTTTAtcactcttcacagtctgctttggacttaattatcttgagtaattttgtatcatctgcaaactttgccacatcactgtttacccatttttccagatcatttatgaatatgttgaaccgCACTGGTGCCAGTACGTATTCTTGGGAGACCCTTGTATCTACGTCTGCACTGtgaaaactgtccatttattcttgccgtttatttcctgtcttttaaccagttactgatttatgagaggaccttccctctaatCCTATGGCTGCTTACTtggtttaagagcctttggtgagggatcttatCAAAGGATGTCTGAAAGTCCCAGTACACTATgcccactggatcacccttgttcacatgtttgttgaccctcaCAAAggattctaatagattggtgaggcatggttttcctttacaaaagtcgtgttgactcttccccaacaaattgcgttcatctatgcatctgataaatctgttctttactatagtttcaaccagtttgtctggtactgaaattaggctaactggcctgtaattgccagaatcgcctctggtgccttttaaaaaaaaatccacattacAATAGTTATCCTCCAGTAATCTGGTACAGACAATGATTTAAGTGCTATGTTATATACCAGTTAGTAATTCTGTAATTTTACAtataagttccttcagaactcttgggtgaataccatctggtcccggtgactcaCTACTGTTTAGCTTATCAATTTGTTAAAACCTCCTcttctgacacctcaatctgggacagttcctcagatatgtcacctaAAGGGAATGGGTCAGGTATGGGAACCTCCCTCAcaccctctgcagtgaagacggaCACAAacaattcatttagcttctccacaatggacTTGTCTTCcttcagtgctcctttagcacctcgagcCTCCAGTGGCCCCACAGATTGTTTGGCAGTcttcctgattctgatgtacttattattattttttttgctgtttagttattgtgtcttttgctagttgcttttcaaattctttttttgaccTGCCTGATTGTACTTTCACACTTGACttcccagagtttatgctcctttgttttcctcagtgggatttgacttccaatttttaaaggatgcctttttgcctctgaccacctcttttactctgcagTCTTGCCATGCTGGCATTTTTTTTGTcctcttactatttttttttaatttggggtgtacatttaatTTGAACCTCTATGacagagtttttaaaaagtttccattcagCTAGCCAAcatttcattcttgtgactgttccttttaattttcctttaaccagcttcctcatttttgtatagttcccctttttaaatgctactgtggtgggggcttctttggtattccccctcccaaggatgttaaattttattaCATGCTTCAGAGCAGCAGCATGAAAACCCCCATAATCCACTAGGCCAAGAGGAAAACTTCCTCTTCATTTTTAAggttcatttccttttcttttcaaggttCATTTCCTTTCATTTCATTAAGTTTCTCTTAATAGTTCAGACATTATTACAACATGTTtaattgtattactgtagtgcttgcatgccccagctgagatctgtgccccattgtgctaggtactgtacaaacactgagCAGCAGGCCCTGCCTGTAAGATCTtggtctaaataggcaagacagccaaaggatgggaggagaaactgaagcacagagagatgaagtgacgtGCCTAAAGTCACCCAGTCTctgagtcaggaatagaacccaggtctcctgagtcctagtctagTGCTCTATTCACTAGATGCCAAGAAggaactattttaaaaacattcataTCTTTACAATTAGTGAGCCCCTCCCCCAATAATCCCTAGTTTGTCCCTAGTCACCTACTCTGTAGTGATACCCTGGGATGATTTATATAATGACTTGGTTGTAGACTaaggaaaataacacagcagtcCCTTCTATTGGATTTTCTTGCATGGTACCTGTTACCAGTTATCTACATATCCACTTAGATACTAGACCAGTTGTGTGCTGTCACTAGTAACTGATTTGTGCACACAAACTGGatacttttacacacacactaGGTGTGTGCAATTGGAGCCTTGTGATAGTGCGCAGTTGACATGGAAAATTTGCCTTTGTGTTCAAAACCATATTGTGATTGGACATCAATTGGTGCCCATATAACTGAGCATGGTTTAACTAACAAATGGCATCTGATTGATTCCCAGTTGTTATAAAAGATTATGGGATGGTACCATACATCAAGATATTTCTGGATGATGAATGCTACCGAAGTGACACCCTCTGCATCTTGGAGCAGCTGTCTGTCATCAACACCGAAGAGTACATGAGCATAATTATTGGGGCCCTCTGCTCTTCCACTCAAGGGGAGCTGTACCTGAAACTGGACCTGCTGAAGGTGATTAACATTGCTTCCTGTTTGCTTTGTTATCTGCTCTGAATGTGCCTGGTTTTTTAGATGGCTGGTGGCTCCCAGCCTAATTACCAGCAAGAAGGTGAAGTCAAAttcaggggcagagttaaggttgtttgggtgctaGTTACTGAGTGTTTTAATCATTGGTGTGTGAACAGCCATTCCACAATGTCTTGAAAAATGCTTTAGAGAGTTAAAATAGATGGATAATAGAGAAATAACAGCTACAGAATTGCAGTGTAcgtactgacaggtttcagagtagcagccgtgttagtctgtattcgcaaaaagaaaaggaatacttgtggcaccttagagactaacaaatttatttgagcataagctttcgtgagctacagctcacttcatcggatgcaatttgttagtctctaagctgccacaagtactccttttcttttagtgtacaTACTGTTGAGTACAGCTACGGCAGAAGGAGAAAAGAGAGACAGATGGGAGAGGAAGCTGAGACTTGCAAAGAGGAAGTCAGAGGAAGTAGAACAGGGTAAAGGTAGCAGCTGAGTTGGGTGTGGGGATGAAACAAATGGCTTGATTCATGTTTCGTTTGCAgaggtgtaactccattgatctcaatggggtCATCGCTCAcatataccagtgtaaatcagaaaagGATCTAGTTTCAGTTGGAGAGAAGGTGATAAAGAGGATGGAAAGAAATTTACTCATATTCTCTAATGCATTCCTAGAGGGTCTGATCAAAAATCCATAAAGTAAATGAAAAGAATCCCAACGATTTACTCTGGATTAGGCCCTTGGTTGGCAAACTAGAAAGCAGCAGCATTGTGAGCATTAAGCTGGGATTGCATTCCACACTCATTAGCTGGCCGTATTTGAAGTCCCCTCTTAGCTGCTAATGCAGCAGCTAGTCTTTGTGGTACAGTAACTGTGCTCATTAAAACAATCTGACAAACCAGGGGACAAAGCCTGTTGCTCTGACCTGAGCAAACAAACTTTTGCCATAGTTTGTGGAGAAGTTAAGTGCAGCTCCTGAACTGATATGAGAACAAATGCAACTTTGATGTCTAATTCTGACAAATGATAACCATGTTAAAACATAATGTAAGCAAATTAATTTATTATCTGTGCCCTTTGGGACTGTGATTGTGTTAGGCACAAATTCAGATTGATTTGCTAATATATATTTAGCTGTTAAACTGCGAGCCCAAATGTGATTAGCTCTCCCGTATTCCAGAGTGGCATGTGGACAATTATGAGGAATAACAAATAATGGAATGTGAAATAAATTCTGTTAGCTATAACTGAGTTAGGAGTTTCCAGCAGGCATCCAGTTGTATAGATTCAAGACAGAGGAATACTAACTCATAGGCGATTAAATTGTAACTGAGTTAGAGCTGGAGGAAATGTTGTTACTGCTgacctttcctgaaatgtgtcaAAGCCATCCTGATAACTTCAACTCCAACTTATTAAATTTACTCCCTGTTCAGGAGTCTCTGCCTGGTTTGATACATTATCATGCGAAATTGAATGACAGTAATAAAGTCCCCCTTCCTACAGTTCTGGCAAGCCCTTTCTCATTGTAATAGCTCCTGTTGTAGAGAGATATTTATGATAGAAATGCTTCTCCTCAGTGGCTTTGGAATTAAGCCTCTCGATTTGAGAGGCTTTTCTGTGTGACTCTCGGCCAACATAAGGTTTAGTGCTCTTCGAAGTAGCAAGAGACAAACCCAAATGCCAAGTGTGTTACCTCTGTTTATCTTTTGTGGCTTCTGCATTTAATGAATTGCACAAGGAGGAAAAGTTAGGGATGGGTTAGATGCAAATATACTGGgcctcattcttctctcactGATTTTTACACTCAAGATTATTCCAGTGTAAGTGAGGCCCGAATCAGGTCCAAAGTATCTCTGACTTACAGTGGAATGGCTTAGGTTTTAAATACATGCAGTGATACATGGCACTCATTTATAGCCTGAtacaaagtccattgaaatcactgaaaGACTCCTATCGACATGCgtggcctttggatcagacccacagCACTTTTTGTCTCCAAAAGGTTGTACAAGCATTAACTAAGTTTGTCCCTGGGAGACAGGAAACTATTATTGCCTATTTAGTGCTAGGAGAACCTACTCTCTGCAATATATTTTGGACCATGTTATGTTGCTGGGTTCTGGTTAACACCTGATGGGCCATTACGGCTCTGTATGGTCACTCTATCCGTGCTAATTGAATGTGGAATATTTTTCAATACATTGGTTGTAGCCATTAGTAGACTCTGTTGGAAAAGTCCCATCAGCCTCTAGGAGTTTTGCTTAAACCACTTTAAAATAATCTCTGCTCTAAGGTATGTGGAATGCTCCGGGCTGGTTTAAGGCCTTGGCACTGTGGGCCCATGTCTATAGCCCTGTCTCCTTGAGTGAGGCAATTACGCTGAAATCTCAGCTCTCACTTTTAGACAAAAGtaggtttctagccctcctggttgtgaagaaaagctcaCAACCATGAGCAAAGTCTCTGTTGTGGTGAGCTCTGCCTACATCTGCAGACAACCTGAAGTGATAGCTCAGAGACGGAGTGAACTGCCTCATGCATTTCTGTTGGGTATTCACTCCAAGCCTCGCTGCTCTGGGGCACCCCGCCAACCTGCCCCACCTCATCAGGGGGCTCTTTATGAGTCAGGAGGAGATGGgtgcagctgcccccccccccccccccgcagtaaAGCAGATATACTCTGGCttctggggaaagcagtgggggcaCCTCTTCTAGTGCTGTTGACGTAGAGTTCCCTGTAAGAGCAGCATGAATCCTCCCTTCTCCTGGAAGTTGGCTACTCCTGGTCTCCGCTTTGTCCAAACAGGGTAGCAACAGGCCGTGTTTAGGACTGGAACTTCGCCTGCTGGGTTGGAGCCTTGTAAGCACCATCCCTGAgttgcagggctggctgcatAGATGCCTTCGGAAAACATGTTAAAATCGCTGATGTTTGAGGTGGTTGAAAAACAGGCGGGAAAGTTTTGCAAAAATGTCATTCCTCCTGTCCCCCGCATTTTTGATCAACAATTGAAATTTCAGTGAAATCAAAATTCTGAGAGCATTGTCTAGTCCCACTTGATACCGTAGGTGATGTGAGGTTGAATGCTTGCTTTGACTCCCTTCTCTCTGATGCCGCAGTCTCTCCTGAGGAACCTGGAGAACCCCAAGTGCCATTCGGCTTTCAGAACATGCAGTGGATTCAATGGACTCCTGTCCCTTCTCTCCGACATGGAAGGTGCATTACAGGACCCACCGTCTGGGGCATGGGCAGCCACGGGGCATAGCCCCATCCTGGAGCTTGTTTTGTACACGCTTCAGGGGATAGCCGCTGCTCTGCATCTGGACCCCATCAACAGTGACTTCTTCCAAAGGAATGGCCTCTTTGAGAAGCTGGCGGAGGATCTCGGCTCACTCGGCTGCTTCTGGACACAGGAGGGGCAGCAAGTCCCCGTGCAGCTCGAGAAAGGAAGGACATTTGCAGAGTTCTTGAATGCAGCCTTGTACTCGTCAGAACCTTTCCCAGCATGGCTCAAGATCTGCATACAGATTCTGAGTTTCCTTGACCATATGATCAAAGGGACCTTGCATCTGGCGAGCTTCCTCCCGGAGATAAAGCCTGCTGCAGAAGAACCACCATGGGATGTTCAGAAGCGACCACAAGATCAACAGGAGGGGCATTGTACTAGCTTCAAACAACTGGAGAATAAATTAGCTGCCTCCGACTACAGGGCATGGGCAGACCCTGAAGACAGGTAGGTCTTTGATTCTTTATTATAGAAAGACCCCAGCATCCAAGAGCAGTAATACTTGGGTGTTCTCTGGTGTCACTGAGGACCCCACAGCATTTTACATGTAGTAGTAAAATAAGCCTGACAAAGCCCCCTGAGCTGCAGGTTGATAGTATTATCTGCATTTCACAGGGAGAGTGGTCATAAACCGAGGCCCAGAGGTGGTGTGACTTGCCCccggtcacacagtgagtcagtgggagGGTCAGGAATCAAGCTGAGGAGTCCAcactcccaggcctgtgctctaGCTGGCAGACAATGCCACTTTATAAAAGGTGAATGACTGCAAACATCGCAGCATAAATGTCTGTTTGACTTCAGAGGGACAAAGTGGGTGTAGCACAAGCGTGTCTCTTTTGCCAACAGaggtcggtccaataaaagatctgtcctcacccaccttgcctctgtaatatcctgggaccaataggGCTACAGCACTGCACATGATTGTTTGGTTCAGTGGGACAAGGGGCTACGAGAGCTTTTTGGCTTATCCC
This genomic interval carries:
- the WDFY4 gene encoding WD repeat- and FYVE domain-containing protein 4 isoform X11: MVLGCRERVEQQGYTRLFGHGMDPVEELPKQQGDFLDETGQEPGPDSDVEALALPEASGERQHQCPALLWETLAKEFLEYEQASPYLIPEEQQRRLLGFLPLFVKAWEESGGIVSFPNVQFLASEVSKLLTKEIKKKLNGKPAEDARLAVARLLQLKGEEEDGCVLLRSVYLLSQIDSGTLWNIIKSGLPVALMQCLYLFFTFPLGKASDGETREEDEQVQEMFVQTMLNLYREEQGLEELLSAAELQSLIIAMASLWDQCNLSWKAPTGRVLRTISKAQTKTAVMYLQAADCIKIAIQNLFKLADTLPASDMCEAVSIILCFVKDSYPISSALLLEFENNDGYQLLVKILLRWEGSPHSEGDHHVEEVLDILTCLTVCGKTELKVSGNVTHPQLPHFDFEQTQSSGMTVKNLQAFQVLQSIFQKTSDLHLCRRILLAIKTMWAWDTMNFFLLEWTLQPISQFTDIIPLKPHLVQIQFFQLVESVVLELSYIPHEILKKVECLIKENLVPFCTIAALRCLHSITKRDLLFTDIFRDSGLLGQLLTQLRKQAKILRKTAGTQAPCLEQGTEQELTCVMLKMVAALVLGSVRNAVVIKDYGMVPYIKIFLDDECYRSDTLCILEQLSVINTEEYMSIIIGALCSSTQGELYLKLDLLKSLLRNLENPKCHSAFRTCSGFNGLLSLLSDMEGALQDPPSGAWAATGHSPILELVLYTLQGIAAALHLDPINSDFFQRNGLFEKLAEDLGSLGCFWTQEGQQVPVQLEKGRTFAEFLNAALYSSEPFPAWLKICIQILSFLDHMIKGTLHLASFLPEIKPAAEEPPWDVQKRPQDQQEGHCTSFKQLENKLAASDYRAWADPEDRLEGGNCAIIHPGAVCVMVRLLPKLYKEEHPEGN